Proteins from one Gemmatimonadota bacterium genomic window:
- a CDS encoding DUF1854 domain-containing protein, protein MATDMLEMEAEEIVENTEEWKPVPIEMVHPESVDPRKIRLFKEPQWILRMTIEGDRSYTRVKVVRAAPLTEPDRYFCILDIKDEAICMIKDLADLPEESRALVYEELDNRYLTAEIQKIVALQNEYGVTYWTVDTDRGRRDFVAKSVAEDAQWLGDTRLMIFDVDNNRFEVPDIRALDRRSQGLLESVV, encoded by the coding sequence ATGGCTACGGATATGCTGGAGATGGAAGCGGAAGAGATTGTAGAAAATACAGAGGAATGGAAGCCGGTACCGATTGAGATGGTGCATCCTGAATCGGTTGATCCGCGTAAGATCCGCTTGTTTAAGGAACCGCAGTGGATTTTGCGGATGACGATTGAAGGGGATCGGTCCTATACCCGCGTGAAAGTGGTGCGGGCAGCGCCTTTGACGGAACCAGATCGCTATTTTTGCATTCTGGATATCAAGGACGAAGCGATCTGCATGATCAAGGATCTGGCTGATTTGCCTGAAGAGAGCCGCGCTCTGGTGTATGAAGAACTGGACAATCGGTATTTGACGGCTGAGATACAGAAGATCGTGGCATTGCAAAATGAATACGGGGTGACGTACTGGACTGTTGATACCGATAGGGGCAGGCGCGATTTTGTCGCCAAGTCCGTCGCCGAAGACGCGCAGTGGCTGGGAGATACGCGGCTGATGATTTTTGATGTGGATAACAATCGCTTTGAGGTGCCCGATATACGGGCACTGGACCGCCGCAGCCAGGGGCTGTTGGAATCGGTTGTGTGA